The following are from one region of the Terriglobia bacterium genome:
- a CDS encoding PDZ domain-containing protein, with amino-acid sequence MKNSLTRLFLIVALFCCALSAHASGPLLMQKPTLSKTNIAFSYAGDLWLVARDGGEARLLTSGDGTKSDPVFSPDGSMIAFSGDYDGNVDVYVMPSEGGVPRRLTHHPAVDEVVGWSPDGKSILFRSTRNSYSRFNRLFTVSLEGGLPHELPLPTAEFGAFSTDGKHIAYVPVDNNRRLSAIGWKRYRGGKASRVWIANLSDLNVDQVPRETSNDGNPMWVGGRVYFLSDRNGPFTLFSYDPKDKKVEQALASNGADIKSASAGPGAIVYEQFGSLNLFDPATGKSKAVAVTVPADLPNVRPHFKKAESEIASATLSPSGARAVFQAHGEVLTVPAEKGDIRNLTNTPGVMERDPSWSPDGKWVAYFSDESGEYQLFLKNPDGMGEARKISLGTPASFYYDPLWSPDSKKIAFSDKRLNLWYIDLAKGTPVKVDTDTYDAPQRTLDPVWSPDSRWISYSKTLTSHMHAIFAYSLEQAKSFQLTDGLSDARFPAFDQKGQYLYFTASTDVGPTTGWLDLSSTNRPITRSPYLMVLRKDQPSPLAPESDEEKSAADDAKQDTDKSSKAEDKAEQEPGSAEEKAKAQDARAAKSVKNEGVVVRIDTENIGQRIVAMPIPPRDYSKLVAGKAGTIFLIEDSPRRGPDQMNTLWRFDLTSRKPEKLMEGANDFAVSFDGKKMLYSKGRRENRKWFISSATAPARGEGGPAAGKPEMPLALTKMEVRVDPRAEWKQEYNEVWRIERDFFYDPNLHGLDLAATKKQYEPYLENLGSRYDFSYLLAEMLGEITVGHMYIRTPPEPPAEQGKVGLLGAEYTVENGRYRFQKIYQGENWNPQLRAPLTQPGVNVQEGEYLLAVNGRELRGTDEIFELFEGTADKSTVLKVGPAADGKGAHNVTVVPIESEAALRNRAWIEGNLQRVEKLSGGKLAYVYLPDTGFGGYTSFNRYFFAQVGREGAVIDERFNGGGSAADYVIDYLRRPLQNYWMTREGHDFTTPVGAIFGPKAMITNMYAGSGGDALPWYFRDAKLGPLVGTRTWGGLVGIYDYPELMDGGGVTAPRVAFYNRTGDWDVENHGVAPDYEVEIMPRDWASGHDPQLEKAVALVMDALKKNPLPVAKHPAFPNYHNQSPQSVPAAGHSTGGRKK; translated from the coding sequence ATGAAAAATTCCCTCACCCGTCTGTTCCTGATCGTTGCTCTTTTCTGTTGTGCTCTCAGCGCGCACGCTTCTGGGCCGTTGCTCATGCAGAAGCCCACGCTTTCCAAAACGAACATCGCGTTTTCTTATGCGGGCGACTTGTGGCTGGTGGCGCGTGACGGCGGCGAAGCGCGGCTGCTGACCAGCGGCGACGGCACCAAGAGTGATCCGGTGTTTTCACCGGACGGCAGCATGATCGCCTTTTCCGGCGACTATGACGGCAATGTAGACGTTTACGTAATGCCGAGTGAAGGCGGAGTTCCGCGCCGACTTACGCACCATCCCGCAGTCGATGAAGTTGTGGGTTGGTCGCCCGACGGTAAATCTATCCTGTTCCGTTCAACGCGCAACAGTTATTCACGCTTCAACCGGCTGTTCACCGTCTCGCTCGAAGGCGGTTTGCCGCATGAATTGCCGCTGCCCACTGCGGAATTCGGCGCGTTCTCTACAGACGGCAAGCACATTGCGTACGTTCCGGTAGACAACAACCGCAGGCTCTCAGCGATTGGATGGAAGCGCTATCGCGGCGGCAAGGCATCGCGCGTGTGGATCGCAAACCTGTCTGATCTCAACGTAGACCAGGTGCCGCGCGAAACTTCCAATGACGGCAATCCCATGTGGGTTGGCGGGAGGGTTTATTTTCTGTCTGATCGCAATGGCCCGTTCACGCTTTTCTCCTACGATCCCAAAGACAAGAAAGTGGAGCAGGCGCTTGCCAGCAATGGCGCTGACATCAAATCGGCCTCAGCAGGACCGGGTGCGATTGTCTATGAGCAGTTTGGTTCTTTGAACCTCTTTGATCCCGCGACGGGCAAGTCCAAAGCGGTTGCGGTGACGGTACCTGCCGACCTCCCCAATGTCCGGCCGCATTTCAAGAAAGCTGAAAGTGAGATTGCTTCGGCCACGCTATCTCCCAGCGGGGCGCGAGCGGTGTTTCAAGCTCACGGTGAAGTGCTGACCGTACCGGCGGAAAAAGGCGACATCCGCAATCTGACGAACACGCCGGGCGTTATGGAGCGCGATCCTTCATGGTCGCCAGATGGCAAGTGGGTAGCGTATTTCTCTGATGAGTCCGGGGAATATCAGCTATTCCTGAAAAATCCTGATGGCATGGGAGAAGCGCGAAAGATTTCTCTGGGAACACCGGCTTCCTTCTATTACGACCCGCTATGGTCGCCGGACAGCAAGAAAATTGCTTTCAGTGACAAGCGGCTCAACCTCTGGTATATCGATCTGGCCAAGGGAACGCCGGTAAAGGTTGACACGGATACCTACGACGCGCCGCAGCGCACGCTTGATCCTGTGTGGTCGCCTGACAGCCGTTGGATTTCCTATTCAAAAACTCTCACGAGCCATATGCACGCCATCTTTGCTTATTCGCTGGAACAAGCGAAGAGTTTTCAGCTCACGGACGGCCTGAGCGATGCGCGATTCCCAGCCTTCGACCAGAAAGGACAATATCTTTATTTCACGGCCAGCACAGACGTGGGCCCGACAACCGGCTGGCTCGATCTTTCCAGCACCAATCGCCCGATTACGCGCAGCCCGTATCTGATGGTGCTGCGCAAAGACCAGCCTTCACCGCTGGCGCCGGAAAGCGATGAAGAAAAATCCGCTGCGGATGACGCTAAGCAAGATACCGATAAGTCATCCAAGGCCGAAGACAAGGCAGAGCAGGAACCAGGCAGTGCCGAGGAGAAAGCCAAGGCGCAGGACGCGCGCGCAGCCAAGTCAGTAAAGAATGAAGGCGTGGTGGTGCGGATTGATACGGAAAACATTGGCCAGCGTATTGTGGCCATGCCGATTCCGCCTCGCGACTACAGCAAGCTCGTCGCAGGAAAAGCCGGGACAATCTTCTTGATTGAAGATTCGCCTCGTCGCGGACCGGACCAGATGAACACGCTTTGGCGTTTTGATCTCACGTCACGCAAGCCGGAAAAGCTGATGGAAGGCGCAAATGATTTTGCCGTCTCGTTTGACGGCAAGAAGATGCTTTACAGCAAAGGCCGTCGCGAGAACAGGAAATGGTTTATCAGTTCAGCCACGGCCCCAGCCCGCGGTGAAGGTGGTCCGGCAGCAGGCAAGCCGGAGATGCCGCTGGCTTTGACCAAGATGGAAGTGCGCGTCGATCCCCGTGCGGAATGGAAGCAGGAGTACAACGAAGTCTGGCGGATAGAGCGCGACTTCTTTTACGATCCCAACCTGCACGGTCTGGACCTGGCCGCCACCAAGAAACAATATGAGCCCTATCTGGAGAACTTGGGGAGCCGCTATGACTTCAGCTATCTGCTGGCGGAAATGCTGGGAGAAATCACAGTGGGCCACATGTACATCCGCACGCCTCCGGAGCCGCCGGCGGAGCAGGGTAAGGTAGGTCTGCTGGGAGCGGAATACACGGTGGAAAATGGCCGTTATCGGTTCCAAAAGATCTATCAGGGTGAAAACTGGAACCCGCAACTGCGCGCGCCCCTGACACAGCCGGGAGTCAACGTCCAGGAAGGCGAATACCTGCTGGCCGTGAATGGCCGCGAACTGCGCGGGACAGATGAAATCTTTGAGCTCTTTGAGGGCACAGCAGATAAATCGACTGTACTGAAAGTTGGCCCTGCGGCGGACGGCAAAGGCGCGCACAATGTGACAGTGGTGCCGATTGAGAGTGAAGCGGCACTGCGCAACCGCGCATGGATTGAAGGCAATCTGCAGAGGGTGGAAAAGCTCAGCGGCGGGAAACTGGCTTATGTCTATCTACCTGATACAGGATTTGGCGGCTACACGTCATTCAATCGCTACTTTTTTGCCCAGGTGGGACGTGAAGGCGCTGTGATTGACGAACGCTTCAATGGCGGCGGTTCAGCGGCAGATTATGTGATCGATTACCTGCGGCGACCGCTCCAGAATTACTGGATGACGCGTGAAGGCCATGATTTCACCACGCCTGTAGGGGCAATATTTGGGCCGAAAGCCATGATCACCAACATGTATGCCGGTTCCGGAGGCGATGCGCTGCCATGGTATTTCCGCGATGCCAAGCTGGGCCCGCTCGTCGGCACCCGTACATGGGGCGGACTGGTGGGAATTTATGACTATCCTGAGCTCATGGACGGCGGAGGAGTCACCGCGCCGCGTGTGGCCTTTTACAATCGCACGGGAGACTGGGACGTGGAGAACCACGGCGTTGCGCCCGATTATGAAGTCGAAATCATGCCCAGGGACTGGGCCAGCGGGCATGATCCGCAGCTGGAAAAAGCGGTGGCGCTGGTAATGGATGCGCTCAAGAAGAACCCGCTGCCCGTGGCCAAGCATCCTGCGTTCCCCAATTATCATAATCAGTCGCCGCAAAGCGTCCCGGCGGCGGGACATTCAACAGGCGGAAGGAAAAAATAG